The following are encoded in a window of Aerococcus sanguinicola genomic DNA:
- the feoB gene encoding ferrous iron transport protein B → MTVKLALAGNPNTGKTTLFNALTGSNQRVGNWPGVTVEKKGGALKADSSVWLEDLPGIYSLSPYTSEELISRNYILEEDPDLILNIVDASSLERNLYLTTQLTEVGIPVVVALNMMDIAEKRGIQIDSQGLSEALGCPVAPISALKWTGVAKLTEAAIVRAEENLPYQPPKKYPHRVEKVIGEIAEIIDGQVPADRLRWYAIKTFERDTEVVEGLELSEDQAKSIEALIDQLENAYDDDSEGIMATSRYEWISQMIADCVQEESQEELSLTDRVDAIVTNRFLALPIFAGVMYLVYYLAVSTIGKQGTDWVNDQVFGEFVPEHLGGLLANLGVSDWLQALIMDGIVAGVGAVLGFLPQMMVLFICLAFLEDCGYMARIAFVLDRIFRKFGLSGKSFIPILVSTGCGVPGIMAARTIENDNDRRLTIMTTTFIPCGAKLPIIALITGAFFPHADWVALSTYFMGIGAIVLSGIMLKKTRWFAGDPAPFVIELPSYHLPSLSGVLRTVFERTKAFVKKAGTIVLLSTVMIWALQSFDWQLNLVETGDSILASLGRVLAPLFAPLGWGDWRAAVASVTGLLAKENLVGTFGILFGYAEAAEDGAEFWPQLSQAFTPIAGYSLMTFNLLCVPCMAAVGALRREMMDDKMTLFAVIYQCLLAYGVSLMIYQFGTWWTTGHFDAWTAIACLTLAGMVYMVFFKRPYQAKPALAHLRRV, encoded by the coding sequence ATGACGGTTAAATTGGCATTGGCCGGTAATCCGAATACCGGTAAGACAACCCTTTTTAATGCATTGACAGGATCGAATCAGAGAGTGGGCAACTGGCCGGGGGTAACGGTCGAGAAGAAAGGCGGAGCGCTCAAGGCCGATAGCTCGGTCTGGTTAGAGGATTTGCCGGGGATTTACTCCCTGTCTCCCTATACTTCGGAAGAGTTAATTTCTAGAAATTATATCTTGGAGGAAGACCCTGATCTAATCTTAAATATTGTGGATGCCTCCAGTCTGGAACGCAACCTCTACCTCACCACCCAATTGACAGAAGTAGGGATTCCGGTTGTCGTGGCCCTCAACATGATGGATATCGCGGAGAAACGCGGCATCCAAATCGATAGTCAAGGTCTCAGTGAGGCTCTGGGCTGTCCGGTAGCCCCTATTTCGGCCCTTAAATGGACCGGGGTCGCTAAATTGACGGAAGCAGCAATTGTCCGCGCTGAAGAAAACCTTCCTTACCAGCCCCCTAAAAAATACCCCCACCGGGTCGAAAAGGTGATTGGTGAGATTGCTGAGATTATAGACGGACAGGTGCCGGCTGACCGTTTGCGCTGGTATGCGATCAAGACTTTTGAACGCGATACAGAAGTGGTCGAAGGACTTGAACTATCCGAGGACCAAGCTAAGTCAATCGAGGCACTTATCGACCAGTTGGAGAATGCCTATGATGACGATTCAGAAGGGATTATGGCAACGAGCCGCTATGAATGGATTAGCCAGATGATTGCCGACTGTGTCCAGGAAGAAAGCCAAGAGGAGTTGAGCTTGACTGACCGGGTGGATGCCATCGTCACCAACCGCTTCCTGGCCTTGCCTATTTTTGCGGGCGTGATGTACTTAGTTTATTATCTGGCTGTTTCAACGATCGGTAAGCAAGGTACAGACTGGGTCAATGACCAGGTCTTTGGTGAATTTGTTCCTGAACACCTGGGCGGGCTCTTGGCGAATCTAGGCGTGTCGGATTGGTTGCAAGCCTTGATTATGGACGGGATTGTGGCTGGTGTGGGGGCTGTCCTAGGCTTCTTACCGCAAATGATGGTGCTCTTTATCTGCCTAGCCTTCTTGGAAGACTGCGGTTATATGGCCCGGATTGCCTTTGTCCTCGACCGGATCTTCCGTAAGTTCGGCTTATCCGGGAAGTCTTTCATTCCTATTTTAGTTTCGACCGGCTGCGGGGTCCCAGGCATCATGGCGGCGCGGACCATTGAAAATGACAATGACCGCCGCTTGACCATTATGACGACGACCTTTATCCCTTGTGGGGCTAAGTTGCCGATTATTGCTCTGATTACGGGGGCCTTCTTCCCCCATGCCGACTGGGTGGCCCTATCGACTTACTTTATGGGCATTGGCGCCATCGTTCTCTCAGGGATTATGCTCAAAAAGACCCGCTGGTTTGCGGGGGATCCGGCACCCTTTGTCATTGAACTGCCCAGCTACCACCTACCGAGCTTAAGCGGGGTCTTGCGGACAGTTTTTGAACGGACCAAGGCCTTCGTCAAAAAAGCCGGCACTATTGTCCTCTTGTCAACTGTGATGATTTGGGCCCTGCAAAGTTTCGACTGGCAGCTGAACTTGGTGGAAACCGGAGACTCTATCCTGGCGAGCCTGGGACGTGTCTTGGCCCCTCTCTTTGCGCCCTTAGGCTGGGGTGACTGGCGGGCTGCTGTGGCTTCAGTAACTGGTCTTTTAGCCAAAGAAAACTTGGTAGGGACTTTCGGCATCCTCTTTGGTTATGCGGAAGCTGCCGAAGATGGGGCTGAGTTCTGGCCTCAACTGTCCCAGGCCTTTACCCCGATTGCAGGCTATTCCCTGATGACCTTCAACTTGCTCTGCGTGCCTTGTATGGCAGCTGTGGGGGCCCTGCGCCGGGAGATGATGGACGATAAAATGACTCTTTTTGCGGTTATTTACCAGTGCCTCTTAGCCTACGGTGTCTCGTTGATGATCTACCAGTTCGGGACTTGGTGGACAACCGGTCACTTTGACGCTTGGACAGCCATTGCCTGCCTGACTTTAGCAGGTATGGTGTACATGGTCTTCTTCAAGCGCCCATACCAAGCCAAGCCTGCCTTGGCTCATCTAAGGAGGGTTTAA
- the brnQ gene encoding branched-chain amino acid transport system II carrier protein: MNIKTKDIIIIGFALFAIFFGAGNLIFPPYLGVLGGENWVNAAFGFLMSDPLFPILGVLVTIALGGRADDLGRRVHPKFGIILAGISVVLIGPLFSVPRTGATTHEVFVQSLWPDAPIWITSLIFFSLTAYLALNPSKVINNIGKYLTPAIIIILTVLVISAIINPVGTPPASQIDHTFAYGFREGYQTMDALAASILASVVMSELKQRGYTDKKTQMKAGVLVGIVAFALLAVVYLSLTYAGSTVSSLFTIADDRTVVFTGTVAQILGPYGNLIMGICVTLACLTTAVGITSACASFFVGQSKGRWTYQAVTLTCVAIEFVISLVGTTRIIDFASFVLTLIYPIVMVLIIFSLFDRHIKYNTTYTGAVIGAGLIGLVQALAILGRYFEALKLEPVLNFISQLPLSQYGLEWFLPSLLCAAACTLYAYWQGRQSQLN, encoded by the coding sequence ATGAATATAAAAACAAAAGACATTATTATTATTGGTTTCGCCCTCTTTGCCATCTTCTTTGGCGCTGGAAATTTGATCTTCCCGCCATATCTAGGAGTTCTGGGCGGCGAGAATTGGGTAAATGCTGCCTTTGGTTTTCTGATGTCAGACCCTCTCTTCCCCATCCTCGGGGTCCTCGTGACCATAGCCCTGGGGGGGCGGGCGGATGATTTAGGACGGCGAGTCCATCCTAAATTTGGAATTATCCTCGCCGGGATCTCAGTCGTTCTGATTGGCCCCCTCTTCTCCGTACCGCGGACCGGGGCCACAACGCATGAGGTCTTCGTCCAATCGCTTTGGCCCGACGCCCCAATTTGGATCACTTCCTTGATCTTCTTCTCCTTGACGGCCTATTTAGCCCTCAATCCAAGTAAGGTGATCAACAATATTGGGAAGTACCTGACACCAGCTATTATTATCATTCTAACGGTTCTCGTCATCTCAGCGATTATTAATCCCGTGGGTACCCCCCCAGCTAGTCAAATCGACCATACCTTCGCTTATGGCTTTAGGGAGGGTTACCAGACCATGGATGCTCTAGCCGCTTCGATTCTTGCCAGCGTGGTCATGTCTGAACTGAAGCAACGGGGCTATACAGATAAGAAGACTCAAATGAAGGCCGGTGTCCTAGTTGGGATCGTGGCCTTTGCCCTCTTAGCGGTCGTCTACTTGTCGCTCACTTATGCGGGATCAACGGTCTCTAGCCTCTTTACCATAGCGGATGACCGGACCGTCGTCTTCACCGGCACTGTAGCGCAAATTCTCGGCCCCTATGGCAATCTCATCATGGGGATCTGCGTGACCCTGGCCTGCTTAACTACGGCCGTAGGGATCACCTCCGCCTGTGCCAGCTTCTTCGTGGGTCAATCCAAGGGGCGCTGGACCTACCAGGCAGTGACACTGACCTGTGTGGCCATTGAATTCGTGATTTCCTTAGTAGGAACAACACGGATTATTGACTTCGCCAGCTTTGTATTGACCCTGATCTATCCGATCGTGATGGTCCTGATCATCTTCTCCCTCTTCGACCGTCATATTAAATACAATACCACTTATACCGGAGCGGTCATCGGTGCAGGCTTGATTGGTTTAGTCCAAGCCCTAGCCATCTTAGGCCGTTACTTCGAAGCCTTGAAGCTAGAGCCAGTCTTAAACTTTATCAGCCAGCTTCCCCTTAGCCAATATGGTTTGGAATGGTTCTTGCCTTCCCTACTCTGTGCAGCAGCCTGCACGCTCTACGCCTATTGGCAAGGTCGCCAAAGCCAGCTTAATTAA